One Candidatus Krumholzibacteriota bacterium genomic window carries:
- a CDS encoding 2,3-bisphosphoglycerate-independent phosphoglycerate mutase, which translates to MLRHLIHVNDSKIIFLVMDGLGGIRSETFPKTALEAAATPNLDRLAREGLCGRHMPVGMGITPGSGPAHFALFGYDPLAPENDAGRGVVEVTGVGYELLDDDIAIRGNFATVDAGGVLVDRRAGRIPHEEGVRICRKMQEAISAIDDVETIVMPVREYRFGLVLRGPGLSPEVEETDPQATGQAPLPPAAYDPKAEKTAAILASFVEKARAVLADEKKANAILLRGISRKPVIASFQERYRLDPVAVAAYPLYRGVARLCGMALAETGFTVEEEFETVRSLWKKDHDFFFVHVKKTDSYGEDGNHEKKVGVIEEVDRLLPMLLDLEPDVIIVTGDHSTPCALKSHSWHPVPFLIRSAVCGPDDVAAFHENACDHGGLGIFPATSIMTVALANAGKLMKYGA; encoded by the coding sequence ATGCTTCGTCATCTCATCCACGTCAACGACAGCAAAATCATCTTCCTGGTGATGGACGGCCTCGGCGGGATCCGCTCGGAAACGTTCCCGAAAACGGCGCTCGAGGCGGCCGCCACCCCCAACCTCGACCGCCTGGCCCGCGAGGGGCTCTGCGGCCGGCACATGCCGGTGGGCATGGGGATCACGCCGGGAAGCGGTCCGGCGCACTTCGCCCTCTTCGGCTACGACCCGCTCGCGCCGGAGAACGACGCCGGCCGGGGCGTGGTCGAGGTGACGGGCGTGGGATACGAGCTCCTCGACGACGACATCGCGATCCGCGGCAACTTCGCCACCGTCGACGCCGGCGGCGTGCTCGTCGACCGCCGGGCGGGCCGGATCCCCCACGAGGAGGGGGTGCGCATCTGCCGGAAGATGCAGGAGGCGATTTCCGCGATCGACGACGTCGAGACGATCGTCATGCCCGTCCGCGAGTACCGCTTCGGCCTCGTGCTGCGCGGGCCCGGCCTCTCGCCCGAGGTCGAGGAGACCGATCCGCAGGCGACGGGGCAGGCGCCCCTGCCGCCGGCGGCATACGATCCGAAGGCGGAGAAGACCGCCGCGATACTCGCGTCCTTCGTCGAAAAGGCCCGCGCGGTCCTCGCCGACGAGAAGAAGGCCAACGCGATCCTGTTGCGCGGCATCTCGCGCAAGCCGGTCATCGCCTCCTTCCAGGAGAGATACCGCCTCGATCCCGTCGCCGTCGCCGCCTACCCCCTCTACCGGGGCGTGGCGCGGCTCTGCGGCATGGCGCTCGCCGAGACGGGCTTCACCGTCGAGGAGGAGTTCGAGACGGTCCGCTCGCTGTGGAAGAAGGACCACGATTTCTTCTTCGTCCACGTGAAGAAGACGGATTCGTACGGGGAGGACGGAAACCACGAGAAGAAGGTCGGGGTGATCGAGGAGGTGGACCGCCTGTTGCCGATGCTGCTCGACCTCGAGCCGGATGTGATCATCGTCACCGGGGACCACTCGACGCCGTGCGCGCTGAAGAGCCACTCCTGGCACCCGGTGCCGTTCCTGATCCGGTCGGCCGTCTGCGGCCCGGACGACGTCGCCGCCTTCCACGAGAACGCCTGCGACCACGGGGGCCTCGGGATCTTCCCGGCGACCTCGATCATGACCGTCGCCCTGGCGAACGCGGGGAAACTGATGAAGTACGGGGCCTGA
- a CDS encoding MBL fold metallo-hydrolase produces MTRRAIALALAILPVLAGCGRESGGPGLVRVSEHVYAMVADGPSAAEGLGANSGFVVGDEAVLVVDTRYTPALARELLEAIRGVTDLPVRWAVNTHYHPDHAWGNAVFRDAGATILARPETAEDLRRFSPVYLDYYRAYRPEAWALLRDVEIAPPDSLLGEMLEIDLGGIMVLVRYFGPGHTAGDAVVFVPKERVVFTGGLAAAGYHPNLGDDGADLANWLRIIGEIEATGPRRVVPGNGFVSGPGVLGETADYIRYLLDLCERHIRGGGSAFDVATSVAVPGTEGDLLANLVPFNVRAVYVRLVQAIVDPPFTLDLPDGFRTTDGAVEGRGGRIDWAADTADGYLEIEVRWQPTVRSEVITQDVYDEVSRYTAATKRHRMHVAGPETVSIGGVEAVGAHGRWEFTPESGRSGGGIWTWGAILRDGVSYTVQLSVNANKDEAAERRGMETLQAIAATFRFRADGP; encoded by the coding sequence ATGACGAGACGAGCGATCGCACTGGCGTTGGCCATCCTGCCGGTGCTGGCGGGGTGCGGACGGGAATCGGGCGGCCCCGGCCTGGTCAGGGTGTCGGAGCACGTCTATGCCATGGTGGCCGACGGCCCCTCGGCGGCCGAGGGGCTCGGAGCCAACAGCGGGTTCGTCGTGGGCGACGAGGCGGTTCTCGTCGTCGATACCCGGTACACCCCCGCCCTCGCGCGGGAGCTGCTCGAGGCGATCCGCGGCGTCACCGACCTCCCCGTGCGCTGGGCGGTCAACACCCACTACCACCCGGACCACGCGTGGGGGAACGCCGTCTTCCGAGACGCGGGCGCGACGATCCTCGCCCGTCCCGAGACGGCCGAGGATCTGCGCCGGTTCTCGCCCGTCTACCTCGACTACTACCGCGCCTACCGTCCCGAGGCGTGGGCGCTGCTCCGGGACGTCGAGATCGCCCCGCCTGACTCGCTTCTCGGCGAAATGCTGGAGATCGACCTCGGCGGCATCATGGTCCTCGTGCGGTACTTCGGACCGGGGCACACGGCGGGCGACGCGGTCGTCTTCGTGCCGAAAGAGCGCGTCGTCTTCACCGGCGGGCTCGCCGCCGCAGGCTATCATCCGAACCTCGGCGACGACGGCGCCGATCTCGCCAACTGGTTACGGATTATCGGCGAGATCGAGGCGACCGGCCCGCGGCGCGTCGTGCCGGGGAACGGTTTCGTCTCCGGCCCCGGCGTCCTCGGGGAGACGGCCGACTACATCCGCTACCTTCTCGATCTCTGCGAGAGACACATCAGGGGCGGCGGCTCGGCCTTCGACGTCGCGACGAGCGTCGCCGTACCGGGCACCGAGGGCGACCTCCTCGCCAACCTCGTCCCCTTCAACGTCCGGGCCGTCTACGTGCGCCTCGTCCAGGCGATCGTCGATCCGCCCTTCACGCTCGATCTGCCCGACGGGTTCCGGACGACCGACGGGGCCGTCGAGGGCAGGGGCGGACGGATCGACTGGGCCGCCGACACCGCGGACGGCTACCTCGAGATCGAGGTCCGATGGCAGCCGACGGTGCGGAGCGAGGTCATCACGCAGGACGTCTACGACGAGGTGTCGCGCTACACCGCCGCGACGAAGCGGCACCGGATGCACGTCGCCGGGCCGGAGACGGTGTCGATCGGCGGCGTGGAAGCGGTCGGCGCGCACGGCCGGTGGGAGTTCACGCCCGAGAGCGGCCGTTCGGGGGGCGGTATCTGGACGTGGGGAGCGATTCTCCGCGACGGCGTTTCCTACACGGTCCAGCTCTCCGTCAACGCGAACAAGGACGAGGCGGCCGAGCGGCGGGGGATGGAAACGCTCCAGGCGATCGCGGCGACCTTCCGGTTCCGCGCCGACGGGCCCTGA